Part of the Falco cherrug isolate bFalChe1 chromosome 1, bFalChe1.pri, whole genome shotgun sequence genome, AAACCGATCCAGAGCAGCCTCGTCTCCCCGAGCCTCTGTAGCGGCGCCCGCCGATGGGACGGCCGGTGGCGGGGCCTAACGGGGACCGGGGCACCCGCTGCTCGGGGCAGGTCCGGCCGCGGCCACCGGCTCGACGGGTGCGGGGGACTCATGCCTGTGGTTGCCCGGTGTCGTCCCGTCCTCCCCGTCCATGACTGGGCaccaggcagggagagaggagccagcagcccctggcaccgaggccagccctgccccgggggtCGGGAACGAGAGGTGTCCCCGCACAGCCCCCTTCCAAGGGAGGGTTTCCCCCAGGGCCCAGCGCCGTGCTGGCGAGCGGTCCCCGGGCTGGGATGGTggcggccgggctgggggggcctgTCCCGTCCAGGCTGCCCCCGCACACCACCCGCTCCGCAGCGCGGCCCTGCTCGCTTTTCCCCTTTCATCTCTGCCCATCTCCACTCATCAtcccttttctatttttagccGGTAGACTTAGGCCTTGGCGCCAGGCCGTTTAAGACCTGTCAAAGTCCTTCATATTTCCCTCATGTCACATGGACCTTTCGCTCCCTTCCCCGCGCCATGCGAGGGCCGTAATTTGGATCTGTGAGCTGGTGAGCAAATGCAATTTGCTCTTCTCCATCGCTGTGCTGTCTCcgtgaccccagccagcaggaCGGCTGGTGTCCTGTCCGGGGCACTTACACAAATTGCGGGTGATTgatgaaaaataacaattctCACAAGCAGCCGGGCCTCCGCCTTCCCCTCCTCCCGGCTCCACCGGGCtgcggcggccccgcgccccgggcagcgctgccccccGACGGGGCTGCGTGGGGCGCACCGGCCGCGGGCGCTCTGGCTCCCAGGCCGAGGGGATTTTTTCCGTGCCAAAGGCGAGCCGTCGGGCCGCCCCTTTCCCGGCCCCGATGCCACGGCAAGGGGACTACCCCCGGGGCCTGGGGAGGGCAGCCCGGCGGGGCCGGAGAAAAGGCCGCTCGCACCTTTCCGAGCTGGGGGGGGACCCACCCGGGGGTGGGAAAAGGCCCTCCGTGGAGGGAGGGGGACGGTGCCGTTGGGCTGGGCTCTGCGCTGCTAGCCCGGGAGCAGCTGGACAGAGGGACCTGAGGATGGACAGACAGAAGGGCCCGGCAGGAGCCCTTCGCCCCACAGGAGAGGCCCGACGGCTGGCGGGCCCGCTCAGCCCCGGGGCCTCCCCCTTCGGTCCGGCCCCGCCACCGCTGGGCCGTGGggcaggcggggagggggcggggagcggctgCCCCGACAGCTTCCCCGGCCCCGCTTGGCCCGGAGTGGGAAATAAACATGAAGCTGCCCTCGTTTGCTCTCACCCACCCGCATCAGGGACAGCTCTCCTCCGCCTCCCTTCCTCCCGGGGCGCCGCatctccccccacacccctcgGCGGGGTGGGAATCCCCCTACCCTCGGGaaaccccccgcccccccggtgCTCCGGTGCCCGGTGGCGGGGCCGGCGTGCGGCCGCGCTGTGTGGGCACATCCCAGGTTGTACCGGGCACCGGGGCCCGCCCGAGGCACTTTTACCGACCGGCACCGAGAGCTGCTCGAGCCGACAccggccccggcgccgccgtccgccctcctccctcctcccgcTACGCGGCCGCGGAGCCGGGCGCCCCGTCCGTGCGCGGCCCGGCGAGGGAAACCCGAGGAGCCCCGCCAGCGCGGCagcccccgggccgcccccccgagctccccctgccctcagACTGTTTAGATTTCGCTccagctttaaagaaaatatttccagtaatccagatttctggaaaataacAACAGGCGGGGAGACGCAGACACAAACGCCGCTGAAGTTTATCCAGAGTTTGAACAatttataaacacattttccagCCTGTTTGTCAGGGCGGGCGGCGACTgaccccggcccggccgggtGGCCGCTGCGCACCCcgcgctggggggggggcgcaaCCTCCGCGCCCCTCCCGCACCCCGCCCTCGTTACCTCCGCGCCGCTTTGATCCGGGAGCCCACTCAGCCCCGCCGCtggattgatttttttctaattattattattactattattttaattggGGAGGGCCCTCCCTGCGTGGGGCGGGCTGCCCCCCGGCCGCGCACCCCGGCTCCCCACGTCGGGGCGCGGCGCCTCGCGAGCACCGAGCCCGCTGCCTTAAAAGGCGCCGGGagccccggccgggccgggccagcGCGGGGGGGGCCGCGGCCTGAAACCCGAGCGGGCaccgcggggggcgggcggggacggggacggggcTCGGGGGGGGGATCATGCAAAtccttctgtttaaaaaacttCCATTTGAGAAAGCGTGTCACATCCCGGCGCGGGCCCGTAATCCCCGGACTAATGGCATTACCGCCTCCTCATCGCCGTcatgggatggggctgggggcgagCCCACCCCCCCTACCCCCATACCCCCGCCACGCGTGACCGCGGCTCGGCTCCCGCGGGGAAGGGAGGCGCAGAGCCCCCAGCTCCGTCGGGCCGCCCCACGCTGGAACCCCAGCGGTCGGTGTCCGTCCCCCCTCGGCGTCGAGGGCCGTATCGGCGCTTATCGGTAACGGGTCCCGCTTGCCGCCCGGGCTCCCGAGCGAAGCCGGGGCTGCCCTCGCGTCCGGGCCGCCCCTCAAACCGATTCCAAAGAGCTTCGCCGACGGCGTTATCAGGAGGGAATAACGCTGCGGGGCCCCCGCCCACCCTCTCGGCAGGATGGAGATGCGGTTCGGGGCTGCCCCGCAGGCTCCGTGCAAGCGAGAGGAACAGCGGCAGGAGCGGAGGGGAAACCATGGGGGGGTCCGCATCCGGCGCAACCTCCGCGGGCCCCCAGCAATCCCCCCTCTGGGCAATGGGACCCCGCTCGTGCAGCAAAACCCGTGGGGCAGGGGATGTCGCAGGCTGTGTCCTGCCCCCCGggttctctccctccttcctttgatttttaaacGGGGGGTGCAGTCCCCCCCCGGTTGGCCCTGGAAGGGCGAAGgcgcagggcagcccccagccccatgggggtcacccagcccagctggctccATCCCTTCCACAGGGCAGGGGCCCTGCGCTGCCAGCACCCCCCTTCTCTCGGTTTGGGGTGCTGGACAGGAGTCCTAGCGCCGAAGGAGGGGCGAGTGAAATGCCCCTGGGTGCGCAGGCTGGCGGGGGCTCCCACCCCGGCCTGGCTGCTTCAGACCGAACTGGGAATGGGTTTGAAATCACATCTAAAGCAGGATCTGACGCCGCTGTTGCCACATCACGTGAGTTGTGGTTTTGGTCTAGGTTTGACTTTTAGGATTGCAGAAAATCACTGTCTGGTGTTTACTGGAGAGTGGGTTTCGCTGCTGAGAAAATAAACGAGCCAGAATAAAGCATGAGCTGGCCATCGGCAGGAAAAACGCCGCCTTATTGCACCTGTCTGTTTTGTGGGTGTTTCATCATGAACAAATTTGATGTATACCCAAATGACCAATCCTCATAATTTTTATTCACCTTTTCTCAAAACCCCAGCACTCTGAGCCGCAATCTGTCAGAGGCACGGAAAGGTGGAGTGGGGCTCTACAGACAGGACTGACTCTTcccatcttttaatttttaaaacaagtctgCAAACCCAATCCACTGTAT contains:
- the LOC129736749 gene encoding collagen alpha-1(I) chain-like, which produces MPRQGDYPRGLGRAARRGRRKGRSHLSELGGDPPGGGKRPSVEGGGRCRWAGLCAASPGAAGQRDLRMDRQKGPAGALRPTGEARRLAGPLSPGASPFGPAPPPLGRGAGGEGAGSGCPDSFPGPAWPGVGNKHEAALVCSHPPASGTALLRLPSSRGAASPPTPLGGVGIPLPSGNPPPPRCSGARWRGRRAAALCGHIPGCTGHRGPPEALLPTGTESCSSRHRPRRRRPPSSLLPLRGRGAGRPVRARPGEGNPRSPASAAAPGPPPRAPPALRLFRFRSSFKENISSNPDFWKITTGGETQTQTPLKFIQSLNNL